From the Candidatus Cloacimonadota bacterium genome, one window contains:
- a CDS encoding response regulator, with translation MKENKPKVLIVDDDEKVRDSIQRSLRREKYILYFAENGLQGLQLIEKIEPTAIILDLKMPIMNGIEFLDKIDPQISDPYSIMVVSGNVSDYTIKKCYQKGIRFFLPKPVNIYKLRGLLKSLISLEIYKKKLKNEISTRKEIEKELQNKISELKGATDKIQTMEGLLPMCSFCHRIRIDDEKWVKIDTYVETHSKADISHGVCPECMQKYYPEIYYKNKKRK, from the coding sequence ATGAAAGAAAATAAACCGAAAGTATTAATCGTTGATGACGATGAAAAAGTCCGAGATTCAATCCAACGATCTCTCCGGCGTGAAAAATATATATTATATTTTGCTGAAAACGGATTGCAGGGACTTCAACTCATTGAAAAAATTGAACCTACTGCAATAATTCTTGATCTAAAAATGCCGATCATGAACGGCATTGAATTTTTGGATAAAATTGATCCTCAAATTTCCGATCCGTATTCAATTATGGTTGTATCGGGTAATGTATCGGATTACACTATTAAGAAATGCTATCAAAAAGGGATAAGATTTTTTCTACCTAAACCGGTGAATATTTATAAACTGAGAGGTTTGTTAAAAAGCCTGATCTCACTGGAAATTTATAAAAAGAAACTTAAAAACGAGATAAGTACCAGAAAAGAGATTGAGAAGGAATTGCAAAATAAAATTAGTGAATTAAAAGGGGCAACGGACAAAATTCAAACTATGGAAGGGCTCTTGCCGATGTGTTCATTTTGTCATAGAATAAGAATTGATGATGAAAAGTGGGTAAAAATAGATACTTATGTAGAAACGCATTCAAAAGCGGATATTTCTCATGGTGTTTGTCCGGAGTGTATGCAAAAATATTATCCTGAAATTTACTATAAAAACAAGAAAAGGAAATAG